Proteins encoded by one window of Halomonas chromatireducens:
- the nosP gene encoding nitric oxide-sensing protein NosP — MDLLAVDATETGDDSALSPVGTAYSARREPGEATRELASQLLHAELGFVLFFCSAEYSLEALGPAMDAAFQGIPVSGCTTAGEITPAGYCRGCIVAIGFDRRAFAVAHTLIDDLESFGLLQAQRLTGELLESCRQASSALEGGQRFVLTLLDGLSSSEEQVLATLDTALGSIPSFGGSAGDDNRLAYTHVYSDGRFHSESAVVVMFQTRLPFEVFTTHHLRPRREKLVVTRADCERRRGLELNAAPAAAEYARLVGQPVTSLNPAIFASHPLAVRIGEQHYVRSIQGANEDGSLSFYCAVENGIVLTAMQPAPLLEDLQLTLDGLRERLGEPALILGCDCFLRRLELEALGQVDEASKLLGQAGVVGFNTYGEQHHGMHINQTLTGVAIGSVPTA, encoded by the coding sequence ATGGATCTGCTTGCCGTCGACGCCACCGAGACAGGGGATGACTCTGCTCTTTCACCAGTTGGTACCGCGTACAGTGCCCGGCGCGAGCCTGGCGAGGCCACGCGAGAGCTGGCCAGCCAGTTGCTTCACGCCGAGCTTGGCTTTGTGCTGTTCTTCTGTAGCGCGGAGTACTCGCTCGAGGCGCTGGGGCCGGCAATGGATGCGGCTTTCCAGGGCATACCCGTTTCCGGTTGCACCACGGCTGGGGAGATCACGCCCGCAGGTTATTGCCGTGGCTGCATCGTGGCCATCGGCTTTGATCGTCGTGCCTTCGCCGTTGCACATACTCTGATCGACGACCTGGAGAGCTTCGGGCTGCTGCAGGCACAGCGCCTGACTGGCGAGCTGCTCGAGTCGTGCCGACAGGCATCGTCGGCACTGGAGGGGGGGCAGCGTTTCGTACTCACCTTGCTCGACGGCCTTTCAAGCAGCGAGGAGCAGGTGCTGGCCACGCTGGATACGGCACTGGGTAGTATCCCCAGCTTTGGTGGCTCGGCGGGTGACGACAACCGCCTGGCGTATACCCATGTCTACAGCGATGGCCGTTTTCACAGTGAGTCGGCGGTGGTGGTGATGTTCCAGACTCGCTTGCCCTTCGAGGTGTTTACCACCCATCACCTGCGCCCGCGTCGGGAGAAGCTGGTGGTAACACGAGCTGACTGTGAACGACGCCGGGGGCTGGAGCTCAACGCAGCACCGGCGGCGGCGGAGTACGCTCGTCTGGTGGGGCAGCCGGTCACGTCCCTGAATCCGGCAATCTTTGCCAGCCATCCCCTGGCAGTACGCATAGGTGAACAGCACTATGTGCGCTCGATCCAGGGTGCCAACGAGGATGGCAGCCTCAGTTTCTACTGCGCGGTGGAGAACGGCATCGTGCTGACGGCAATGCAGCCGGCACCGCTGCTCGAAGACCTGCAGCTGACACTCGATGGGCTGCGCGAACGGCTGGGTGAGCCAGCCCTGATCCTGGGCTGCGACTGCTTCCTGAGGCGACTCGAACTCGAGGCGCTGGGCCAGGTTGATGAGGCCTCGAAGCTGCTGGGGCAGGCGGGTGTCGTCGGCTTCAATACCTATGGGGAGCAGCACCACGGCATGCACATCAACCAGACGCTCACCGGAGTCGCCATTGGATCTGTTCCAACCGCCTGA
- a CDS encoding hybrid sensor histidine kinase/response regulator, whose translation MDLFQPPELPDEWQERERALHEENARLRRICASLIERVESGGVAGGAPYASFEHSVLLAEQVRERTDALQQALVELHRAKAEAEAANLSKTKFLAAVSHDLLQPLNAARLFASALDEHALPDDSHRLVGHIGRSLKGVEALLGTLVDISRLDAGVLQPDIAPFPIDQLLDVLAEEYRQMAAAQGLELRYVHSDAIIESDMALLARVVRNFLANAIRYTPQGRILLGCRHRADGLEIMVGDTGPGIDETQREAIFLEFRRFGVESSEQDRGLGLGLAIVDRISGMLGHPLRLVSQMGKGSLFSVRVPYGPTRERAPRASAPSVGGQALDSLSGAKAWVIDNDAAIREGMAALLGGWGCRVVTAASLAQLEALVGEDSADVLLVDYHLEEGGPDGLAVAASLRRRHPGLPVVVITANHDAALKARARELGHECLLKPLKPLRLKMILLHHLS comes from the coding sequence TTGGATCTGTTCCAACCGCCTGAGCTCCCCGATGAGTGGCAGGAAAGGGAACGTGCTCTGCATGAAGAGAACGCTCGGCTGAGGCGCATCTGTGCGTCGTTGATCGAACGGGTCGAGTCCGGCGGGGTGGCCGGTGGCGCCCCCTATGCCTCCTTCGAGCACTCGGTACTGCTGGCCGAGCAGGTGCGGGAGCGCACCGACGCGCTGCAGCAGGCGCTGGTCGAACTCCACCGGGCCAAGGCCGAGGCCGAGGCCGCCAATCTCTCCAAGACCAAGTTTCTGGCAGCCGTCAGCCATGATCTGCTGCAGCCACTCAATGCAGCACGGCTGTTTGCCAGCGCGCTGGATGAGCACGCGCTCCCTGATGATTCGCACCGGCTGGTCGGACACATCGGTCGCTCGCTCAAGGGGGTCGAAGCGCTGCTCGGCACGCTGGTGGATATTTCCCGACTGGACGCAGGCGTGCTGCAGCCCGACATTGCACCTTTCCCCATCGACCAACTGCTCGATGTGCTGGCCGAAGAGTACCGTCAAATGGCTGCGGCGCAAGGGCTTGAGCTGCGCTACGTCCACAGCGATGCCATTATCGAGTCGGACATGGCATTGCTGGCGCGGGTCGTGCGCAACTTCCTGGCCAACGCGATTCGCTACACCCCACAGGGTCGTATCCTGCTGGGCTGCCGGCATCGAGCCGATGGTCTGGAAATCATGGTAGGTGACACGGGGCCCGGCATCGACGAGACTCAGCGCGAGGCAATCTTCCTGGAGTTTCGCCGCTTCGGCGTTGAGTCGAGCGAACAGGATAGGGGACTGGGGCTGGGGCTTGCCATCGTCGATCGTATCAGCGGTATGCTGGGTCACCCGCTGCGACTTGTCTCCCAGATGGGTAAGGGCTCGCTGTTCTCGGTGCGTGTGCCGTATGGACCGACCCGGGAGCGAGCGCCACGAGCATCAGCGCCGTCAGTGGGTGGTCAGGCGCTGGATAGCCTTTCAGGTGCCAAAGCCTGGGTAATTGATAACGATGCTGCCATTCGCGAGGGAATGGCAGCCCTGCTGGGGGGGTGGGGCTGCCGGGTGGTTACGGCCGCATCGCTGGCTCAGCTCGAAGCCCTTGTCGGTGAGGACAGTGCCGATGTGCTTTTGGTGGACTACCATCTTGAGGAGGGTGGGCCAGACGGCCTGGCCGTGGCGGCGAGTCTGCGCCGGCGCCACCCCGGTCTGCCGGTGGTGGTGATTACCGCCAACCACGATGCGGCACTGAAAGCCCGTGCTCGGGAGCTGGGACACGAGTGCTTGCTCAAGCCGCTGAAGCCGCTACGACTGAAAATGATTCTGTTGCACCACCTTAGCTGA
- a CDS encoding PQQ-dependent sugar dehydrogenase, with protein sequence MHLHGPHSRIRFSRTSLSLAIAVSLSATGLANADVQVTEEEVTTGTETEEFNLRVTRVVGGIEHPWAVAWLPDERMLVTARPGQLYLVDGDEVTDVGNLPKIDAEEDQRTAPEGGNQGGLLDVAVHPDYENNGWIYFTYSSPGDDDSVMGDEEYGTGTALARARLSDDGSELTDLETLYAQVPRTAPGRHYGSRIVFPGDGSVMFSIGDRGIRYPSQDLTDPGGSIIRLHEDGGAFEGNPFIGVEPGNLRPEIFSYGHRNNQGLALHPQTGALWAIDHGPSGGGEQLYIAEPGSNHGWPQVSFGREYATDEFIGIGEEAPGVKPPVHVWDDTLAPSGLAFYTGEEFAAWQGNLFVGALYAERLHRLVLEGDEIAHEEALLENELGRIRDVRQGPDGLLYVLTDESDGGLYRIEPET encoded by the coding sequence ATGCATCTGCACGGACCCCACTCCCGGATTCGCTTTTCTCGCACGTCACTCAGCCTCGCCATCGCTGTCAGCCTTTCTGCAACCGGCCTGGCCAATGCCGACGTTCAGGTAACTGAAGAGGAAGTCACCACCGGGACGGAAACCGAAGAGTTCAATCTGCGGGTCACCCGAGTGGTCGGCGGCATCGAACACCCTTGGGCGGTAGCCTGGCTGCCCGATGAGCGCATGCTGGTCACCGCACGTCCCGGCCAACTCTATCTGGTCGACGGCGATGAAGTGACCGACGTCGGGAACCTGCCCAAGATCGATGCCGAAGAGGATCAACGCACCGCACCCGAAGGCGGCAACCAGGGTGGCCTGCTGGATGTCGCGGTGCATCCCGACTACGAGAACAATGGCTGGATCTATTTCACCTACTCCAGCCCGGGCGATGACGACTCGGTCATGGGCGACGAGGAGTACGGTACCGGCACGGCCCTGGCTCGCGCCCGGCTAAGCGACGACGGCAGCGAGCTGACCGACCTGGAGACGCTCTACGCCCAGGTGCCGCGCACAGCTCCCGGCCGCCACTACGGCTCGCGTATCGTTTTTCCCGGCGACGGCAGCGTGATGTTCTCCATTGGCGACCGCGGCATTCGCTACCCGTCTCAGGATCTCACCGACCCGGGTGGCTCGATCATTCGCTTGCATGAGGATGGCGGCGCCTTCGAGGGCAATCCCTTCATCGGCGTCGAGCCAGGCAACCTGCGCCCGGAGATATTCTCCTACGGCCATCGCAACAACCAGGGTCTGGCATTGCACCCCCAAACCGGTGCGCTGTGGGCCATAGACCACGGCCCCTCCGGCGGTGGGGAGCAGCTCTATATCGCTGAGCCCGGAAGTAACCACGGCTGGCCCCAGGTCTCCTTCGGTCGCGAATACGCCACCGACGAGTTCATCGGCATCGGCGAGGAGGCACCCGGCGTCAAGCCGCCGGTGCACGTATGGGACGACACCCTGGCGCCTTCGGGCCTGGCCTTCTATACCGGTGAGGAGTTCGCCGCCTGGCAGGGCAACCTGTTCGTCGGGGCCCTCTATGCCGAGCGACTCCACCGCCTGGTGCTGGAGGGTGATGAGATAGCCCACGAAGAGGCCCTGCTCGAGAACGAACTGGGGCGCATCCGCGACGTTCGCCAGGGACCGGATGGCCTGCTCTACGTGCTAACCGACGAGAGCGATGGCGGCCTTTATCGCATCGAGCCCGAGACCTGA
- a CDS encoding LuxR C-terminal-related transcriptional regulator, with protein sequence MYTLMVADDHPLFRDALCAVIDAGLPGCQLLQADSLSAALQQAEGREDLDLLLLDLGLPDSEGLAGLTRLRATYPQLPVAIISAEQDRRIVLDAIGQGAVGYIPKSTPRAALLDALTHMLAGQVYLPPDIMRRPPTTPARRQPEAAISAHISSLTEKQREVLALMVRGHSNKRIARELDIAETTVKTHVSAILRKLSVTSRVQAIVAASDWTSPNG encoded by the coding sequence ATGTATACCCTGATGGTCGCCGATGATCATCCGCTGTTCCGAGATGCCCTTTGCGCCGTGATCGATGCGGGGCTGCCCGGCTGCCAACTGCTTCAGGCAGACAGCCTTTCGGCCGCGCTGCAACAGGCGGAGGGTCGCGAGGATCTGGACCTGCTTTTGCTTGACCTGGGGCTGCCCGATTCGGAAGGGTTAGCCGGTCTGACCCGCCTACGTGCCACATATCCCCAACTACCGGTGGCGATCATATCGGCAGAGCAAGACAGGCGTATCGTACTGGATGCCATCGGCCAGGGAGCGGTAGGCTACATCCCCAAGTCCACTCCCCGTGCTGCTCTCCTCGACGCCTTGACCCATATGCTGGCAGGACAGGTCTACCTACCCCCCGACATCATGCGTCGCCCGCCCACCACCCCTGCCCGACGCCAGCCGGAAGCCGCTATTTCCGCCCATATCAGCTCGCTGACCGAGAAACAGCGCGAGGTGCTGGCCTTGATGGTGCGTGGCCACTCCAACAAGCGAATCGCCCGGGAGCTCGATATTGCGGAAACCACCGTCAAGACCCATGTCTCGGCGATCCTTCGTAAGCTCTCCGTCACCAGCAGGGTCCAGGCCATCGTGGCGGCCAGCGACTGGACATCTCCCAACGGCTGA
- a CDS encoding molybdopterin-dependent oxidoreductase: MRLTGDIAHVNVGDELHLDRAMLMSLSPVVVETTTPWTEGVGRFEGPLARAVLDAAGADAEHVQVRALDAFEAKVPVSDFHEYDVILAIQRDGEPIAVRDLGPAFLLYPFDDHPELLNETIRFRSVWHVGTIHVP; encoded by the coding sequence TTGCGGCTGACAGGCGACATTGCTCATGTCAATGTCGGCGACGAGTTGCACCTTGACCGTGCCATGCTGATGTCCCTTTCTCCGGTGGTGGTTGAAACGACCACTCCCTGGACCGAAGGGGTGGGGCGTTTCGAGGGGCCGCTGGCCCGTGCCGTTCTCGATGCAGCGGGCGCTGATGCAGAGCATGTACAAGTGCGTGCATTGGATGCTTTCGAGGCCAAGGTGCCGGTATCGGACTTTCATGAATACGATGTGATCCTGGCCATCCAGCGTGACGGAGAACCCATTGCCGTCCGCGACCTCGGTCCGGCTTTCCTCCTCTATCCTTTCGATGACCATCCTGAGCTGCTCAACGAGACCATTCGCTTTCGCTCAGTCTGGCACGTGGGCACGATCCATGTTCCCTGA
- a CDS encoding ATP-binding protein, which yields MVLRHPLRLKLGAMAALLFFTAALVVVGLAAWRQEGLYQNVGADASWHAYKLDRDMVQLRSDLASGTGSGESLDALMLRFELLYSRFNQVRRADISSLYHYSPTAFRLLPELDEKMDRFDDGLKALDQLDESARELLDVRLGALSAHTEQLVIAINGLLAEAATRDREVLQTLYVLLLALILAMSLAGLLVIIFLVREARDNAVARRSLETLSRELQGTARQAESASRAKSEFLATVSHEIRTPLNGVIGMSDLLMDQPLDPRSQEYVSTLHASAGRLLGLINDILDFSKIESGKLELEHRPVRLAALIDDACRLFAPRAEAKGLKLESHLSPTLPAQVMGDPARLRQVLLNLIANAIKFTERGEVVIEAKAADNGRLCLAVCDTGPGIAEDQQERLFEPFRQADASTARRYGGTGLGLAICRRLTDAMGGEIGVDSRPGEGSRFWIELPLEPADGENEVEREESRPFTMPTLSGNVLVVEDNPVNQQVAVAMLERFGCHLKLAGSGQEALEAAERESFDLIFMDVQMPDMDGLETVQRLRAKGGWCGRVPVVAMTAGGPGAERARCLDAGMNDYLTKPLLRSELAACLRRTLPVSAEDEVSISATAELDDQALAELLDSLGEAMVATLMSVHRDQLEVHRRSMQDALDQGDMRLLEASAHSVKGESASLGARKLAAVAQRLETLAHHDRRGEAAEQLQILHALIPVTLEELERWLSEQTASGDLTR from the coding sequence ATGGTGCTGCGACACCCCCTCCGGCTGAAGCTGGGTGCCATGGCCGCCCTGCTCTTCTTCACTGCTGCCCTGGTGGTGGTGGGCCTGGCTGCCTGGCGGCAGGAAGGCCTCTACCAGAACGTGGGTGCGGACGCCTCGTGGCACGCCTACAAGCTCGATCGCGATATGGTTCAGCTGCGCAGTGATCTGGCCAGCGGGACTGGCAGTGGCGAATCGCTGGATGCACTCATGCTGCGCTTTGAGCTGCTCTACAGTCGCTTCAATCAGGTGCGTCGAGCTGATATCTCCTCTCTGTACCATTACAGTCCCACGGCATTTCGACTGCTGCCCGAGCTCGACGAAAAGATGGATCGGTTTGATGACGGGCTCAAGGCGCTGGATCAGCTGGATGAGTCGGCACGCGAGTTACTCGACGTCAGGCTGGGAGCACTCAGTGCCCATACCGAGCAGCTTGTCATCGCCATTAATGGGTTACTTGCCGAAGCGGCGACTCGTGACCGGGAGGTGCTGCAAACGCTCTACGTGCTATTGCTGGCCTTGATCCTGGCCATGAGTCTGGCCGGGCTTCTGGTGATCATCTTTCTGGTGCGGGAGGCCCGCGACAATGCGGTGGCGCGGCGCTCGCTGGAGACATTGAGCCGTGAGCTTCAGGGGACGGCCCGGCAGGCCGAGTCGGCCAGCAGGGCCAAGTCGGAGTTTCTTGCCACGGTAAGCCATGAGATACGCACCCCGCTCAATGGCGTCATCGGCATGAGCGATCTGCTCATGGACCAGCCGCTGGATCCTCGTTCACAGGAGTATGTCAGTACGCTTCATGCCAGTGCCGGACGCTTGCTGGGGTTGATCAACGATATTCTGGACTTTTCCAAGATCGAATCCGGCAAGCTTGAACTGGAGCACCGGCCGGTTCGGCTGGCAGCGTTAATCGACGATGCTTGCCGGCTTTTTGCGCCGCGTGCCGAGGCCAAGGGCCTCAAGCTGGAAAGCCATCTCTCACCGACGCTGCCGGCGCAAGTCATGGGGGATCCCGCTCGGCTGAGGCAGGTGCTACTTAACTTGATCGCCAATGCCATCAAGTTTACCGAGCGCGGCGAAGTGGTCATCGAAGCGAAGGCGGCGGATAACGGTCGACTCTGCCTTGCAGTGTGCGATACGGGACCCGGTATTGCCGAGGACCAGCAAGAGCGTCTCTTCGAGCCGTTTCGCCAGGCGGACGCTTCCACGGCGCGACGCTATGGGGGCACCGGACTGGGTCTGGCCATCTGCCGTCGACTGACCGATGCCATGGGCGGGGAGATCGGTGTTGACAGTCGGCCCGGCGAGGGCAGTCGATTCTGGATCGAGCTGCCTCTCGAGCCGGCTGATGGCGAAAATGAAGTGGAGCGTGAGGAGTCGCGACCATTCACCATGCCCACACTCAGTGGCAACGTGCTGGTGGTGGAGGACAATCCTGTCAATCAGCAGGTGGCGGTAGCGATGCTGGAGCGCTTCGGCTGCCACCTCAAGTTGGCGGGTAGTGGTCAAGAGGCCTTGGAAGCCGCGGAGCGAGAGTCGTTTGATCTCATCTTCATGGACGTGCAAATGCCTGACATGGACGGCTTGGAAACCGTGCAACGCCTGCGGGCGAAAGGGGGGTGGTGCGGCAGGGTGCCCGTCGTGGCAATGACCGCCGGTGGCCCCGGGGCCGAGCGGGCACGCTGCCTGGATGCCGGAATGAACGACTACCTGACCAAGCCGCTGCTGCGCTCGGAGCTGGCGGCGTGCCTGCGCCGCACGCTGCCGGTATCGGCGGAAGATGAGGTCAGTATTTCTGCCACTGCGGAACTTGATGACCAAGCCTTGGCCGAGCTGCTGGACTCACTGGGTGAGGCGATGGTGGCGACCTTGATGAGCGTGCATCGAGACCAGTTGGAAGTGCATCGCCGCAGCATGCAAGACGCCCTTGACCAGGGCGACATGAGACTCCTGGAAGCTTCAGCCCACAGCGTCAAGGGAGAGTCGGCCAGCCTGGGTGCCCGGAAGCTGGCTGCCGTTGCCCAACGCCTGGAAACGCTGGCTCATCATGATCGCCGGGGAGAGGCCGCGGAGCAATTGCAGATACTCCACGCCCTGATCCCCGTGACGCTCGAAGAACTCGAGCGGTGGCTCTCGGAGCAGACCGCATCCGGCGATCTGACCAGGTAA